The Salinibaculum sp. SYNS191 genome has a window encoding:
- a CDS encoding SDR family oxidoreductase — protein MSELLSGKTAVVTGAMSGNGRAIARRFAEEGADVVVADIREEPREATVPTHEVIETETDARATYVECDVTDKDDLEAAMDAAEEFGGVDVMVNNAGIFRGEEFLSVSEDEFDQLMDINVKGVFFGTQVAGERMTENDGGSIINLSSVAGLEGTGEYVSYCTSKGAVRLMTYSTADALGPDGIRVNAIHPGVIETAMTTDDVPIVGTEEGEAFLEAIPSRRFGQPEDVADAALFLASDLSSYVNGESLVLDGGMTNTG, from the coding sequence ATGAGTGAACTACTCTCCGGGAAGACGGCGGTCGTCACCGGAGCCATGAGCGGGAACGGACGCGCGATAGCCAGGCGATTCGCGGAAGAAGGTGCGGACGTCGTCGTCGCAGACATCCGCGAGGAGCCACGGGAAGCGACAGTCCCGACCCACGAGGTAATCGAAACGGAGACAGACGCTCGGGCGACCTACGTCGAGTGCGACGTGACCGACAAAGACGACCTGGAGGCGGCGATGGACGCGGCCGAGGAGTTCGGCGGCGTCGATGTGATGGTGAACAACGCGGGCATCTTCCGTGGCGAAGAGTTCCTCTCGGTCTCCGAAGACGAGTTCGACCAGTTGATGGACATCAACGTCAAGGGAGTCTTCTTCGGGACGCAGGTCGCTGGCGAGCGGATGACCGAGAATGACGGCGGTTCCATCATCAACCTCTCCAGCGTGGCCGGACTCGAGGGGACGGGCGAGTACGTCAGTTACTGCACGTCGAAGGGCGCGGTCCGCCTGATGACCTACTCGACGGCGGACGCGCTGGGACCGGACGGTATCCGGGTCAACGCAATCCATCCCGGCGTCATCGAGACGGCGATGACGACCGACGACGTCCCGATCGTCGGCACCGAAGAGGGCGAGGCGTTCCTCGAAGCGATTCCGAGCCGCCGGTTCGGCCAGCCGGAGGACGTGGCGGACGCCGCGCTGTTCCTCGCCAGCGACCTGAGCTCCTACGTGAACGGGGAGTCGCTCGTTCTCGACGGCGGGATGACGAACACCGGATAA
- a CDS encoding DUF7114 family protein, with translation MEDDAAVRGAALDAIEDIEPEPLRERIAAQLTGGSMAPGVLTIRTVRALKDGTGAVATSDGTLLDPVAERAAGVQLIYDGLQLTRQLSHEEPWVDGDREAADLAVLAADVLVSRGFYLLARTEAAEAAVAVVRAFGSDQTVRRETDDSSLDRNLEADVLELAVVAGATMGDGTASPRLREFASEMVNGEPFSDPDSFFPETLTETLSTLVTETGTGHGVTTSADQ, from the coding sequence ATGGAGGACGACGCGGCGGTTCGAGGAGCCGCGCTGGACGCCATCGAGGATATCGAGCCGGAACCCCTCCGGGAACGTATCGCGGCGCAACTCACCGGGGGGTCGATGGCCCCCGGCGTCCTGACGATACGTACGGTTCGGGCGCTCAAGGACGGCACGGGTGCGGTGGCGACCAGCGACGGCACCCTCCTCGACCCGGTCGCCGAGCGTGCGGCCGGTGTCCAGCTCATCTACGACGGGTTGCAACTGACCAGACAGCTCTCCCACGAGGAACCGTGGGTCGACGGCGACCGGGAGGCGGCGGACCTCGCCGTCCTCGCGGCAGACGTCCTCGTCTCGCGGGGATTCTACCTGCTGGCACGGACGGAAGCGGCCGAGGCGGCGGTCGCGGTCGTCCGCGCGTTCGGGAGCGACCAGACCGTCCGTCGGGAGACCGACGACAGTTCGCTCGACCGGAACCTGGAGGCGGACGTGCTCGAACTCGCCGTCGTCGCCGGCGCGACGATGGGCGACGGGACCGCCTCACCACGCCTGCGTGAGTTCGCGTCGGAGATGGTCAACGGCGAGCCCTTCTCCGACCCGGACTCGTTCTTCCCCGAGACGCTCACGGAGACGCTGAGCACGCTGGTCACGGAGACCGGCACCGGTCATGGTGTCACCACCTCGGCCGACCAGTGA
- a CDS encoding enoyl-CoA hydratase/isomerase family protein translates to MTKAIAGVETSVYEHITYAVDGGVATLTLDRPDVYNAFTEAMIEELNDALGRTRRDDAVYALLLTGEGDGFCTGADVSTMPDWSAQSKAEYGAFLEKVQAVVRQLRSLGKPSVAAVNGPAIGAGCDFALACDVRYVAPDAYFTEGFVTVGLVPGDGGAWLLPKLIGESKAREYLLTGEKITPEDAEDLGLVSGVAEDVVGAAREFAETVTDKPAVAVQRTNRLVGAGTSFADHCERAIDYQWECVNDPEHEEAVAAMQEGRDPEYDR, encoded by the coding sequence ATGACAAAGGCGATAGCGGGCGTGGAGACCAGCGTGTACGAACATATCACCTACGCCGTCGACGGCGGCGTCGCGACCCTGACCCTCGACAGACCGGACGTCTACAACGCGTTCACCGAGGCGATGATAGAGGAACTGAACGACGCGCTGGGGCGCACCAGGCGGGACGACGCGGTCTACGCGCTCCTGCTGACGGGCGAAGGCGACGGATTCTGTACCGGTGCCGACGTGTCGACGATGCCCGACTGGTCCGCACAGTCCAAGGCGGAGTACGGGGCCTTCCTGGAGAAGGTCCAGGCCGTCGTCCGACAGCTCCGCTCGCTCGGGAAGCCGAGCGTCGCCGCGGTCAACGGCCCGGCCATCGGGGCCGGCTGTGACTTCGCGCTCGCCTGTGACGTCCGCTACGTCGCGCCCGACGCCTACTTCACCGAGGGGTTCGTCACCGTCGGGCTGGTGCCCGGCGACGGCGGCGCGTGGCTGCTCCCGAAGCTCATCGGCGAGTCGAAGGCCCGCGAGTACCTGCTGACGGGCGAGAAAATCACGCCCGAGGACGCCGAGGACCTGGGACTGGTCAGCGGCGTCGCCGAAGACGTCGTCGGGGCGGCGCGGGAGTTCGCCGAGACGGTGACCGACAAGCCGGCCGTGGCCGTCCAGCGGACGAACCGGCTCGTCGGCGCCGGCACGTCGTTCGCGGACCACTGCGAGCGGGCAATCGACTACCAGTGGGAGTGCGTCAACGACCCCGAGCACGAGGAGGCGGTCGCGGCGATGCAGGAGGGCCGCGACCCCGAGTACGACCGGTAG
- a CDS encoding enoyl-CoA hydratase/isomerase family protein: MIQTAVDDDLRTVTMDRPQRRNALTPDGLDALETALAEATEPVVYLTGAGGAFSAGADLDVVADLDADEAEAFARHGQRVARALADYDGAVVAGVDGPARGGGVELALACDIRLATPRATFAETGVSLGLFGAWGGTARLPRVVGEGEAMDVALSGRTVDADAALRMGLVSRIVDDPRSVADTIADNDAATLRTIKRLLRADGDRETRERREAAAFAERIADFDPDDRNR; this comes from the coding sequence ATGATTCAGACCGCGGTCGACGACGACCTGCGGACGGTCACTATGGACCGGCCACAGCGGCGCAACGCTCTCACGCCCGACGGACTCGACGCGCTGGAGACGGCCCTGGCCGAGGCCACCGAACCGGTCGTCTATCTCACCGGTGCCGGCGGTGCTTTCTCCGCCGGCGCGGACCTCGACGTGGTTGCGGACCTGGATGCGGACGAGGCCGAGGCGTTCGCTCGTCACGGACAGCGGGTAGCGCGGGCGCTCGCGGACTACGACGGTGCGGTCGTCGCCGGCGTCGACGGACCGGCCCGCGGTGGCGGCGTCGAACTGGCGCTTGCGTGTGACATCCGGCTGGCGACGCCGCGGGCCACCTTCGCCGAGACCGGCGTCAGCCTCGGCCTGTTCGGCGCGTGGGGCGGGACCGCCCGCCTGCCCCGGGTCGTCGGCGAAGGGGAGGCGATGGACGTCGCGCTCTCCGGGCGGACCGTCGACGCCGACGCGGCGCTGCGGATGGGGCTGGTCAGTCGCATCGTCGACGACCCGCGCTCGGTCGCGGATACGATTGCGGACAACGACGCGGCGACGCTACGGACAATCAAACGGCTGCTGCGAGCGGACGGCGACCGCGAGACGCGGGAACGCCGCGAGGCGGCGGCGTTCGCGGAGCGTATCGCCGACTTCGACCCCGACGACCGAAACCGCTGA
- a CDS encoding (Fe-S)-binding protein: protein MVLPILQTEVTRPTYWQISTTGKAVFYFLAALTVLVFVVGVAQRIRRYQRASEEPIPRIGDLPGTVTGGAVTLVTNVKLFDRDFYAGLWHVFVFWGFLTLLIATTILAIDIDIYRPLTGDSFFVGDFYLSYSFVVDAMGLLFVVGVATAIYRRHGISLDRLWGPYSGREDVLFLWTLFVLGVGGYLLEGLRILGQGFPDFETVSFVGYFLAMLGAGAGISEGTATAAYPLVWWSHALLAFWFVAWIPYGKPFHMLASAANVMASDDDAGRRLPGVPLDPAADTALEDVDDFSWKQLLDQDACTKCGRCSSVCPANASGRPLDPQEVILDLKTYREERDAGGEELPIIADGGTSVIASETMESCMACMACMDACPVDIEHLTHFTDMNRQLTEQGDVDGNVQDVYQNVMQQGNTFGDSARSRPDWTGDLDFEIPDAREEEVEFLWYVGDYPSYDGRNQEVAKSLARVFEAADVSYGILYEDEVYDGNDIRRLGEELLYVEQASQLIAAFEECEFEHVVCTDPHSYNTITNEYSDIDFAEFADDPMLEAPVEGYWNADGEIGVHHYTQVVEDLVQSGQLSVPGSLDHTVTYHDPCHLGRYNDEYEAPRELVRATGCDLHEMPRNRAESFCCGGGGGGLWMDLEEESKPSEERLREALEDTDAGAAVEKFVVACPMCMTMYEDGRKTGGYEDALEIVGLTELLAEAVS, encoded by the coding sequence ATGGTGCTGCCGATACTCCAGACAGAGGTGACCCGGCCGACGTACTGGCAAATCAGTACGACCGGCAAGGCCGTCTTCTACTTCCTAGCCGCGCTGACCGTGCTGGTCTTCGTCGTGGGGGTCGCCCAGCGAATCCGCCGCTACCAGCGTGCCAGCGAGGAGCCGATTCCACGTATCGGCGACCTGCCGGGGACCGTCACCGGCGGCGCGGTCACGCTCGTCACGAACGTCAAACTGTTCGACCGGGACTTCTACGCCGGTCTCTGGCACGTCTTCGTGTTCTGGGGCTTTCTGACGCTGCTCATCGCGACGACCATCCTCGCCATCGACATCGACATCTACCGGCCGCTGACCGGCGACTCCTTTTTCGTCGGCGACTTCTACCTCTCGTACTCGTTCGTCGTCGACGCGATGGGGCTGCTGTTCGTCGTCGGCGTCGCGACCGCAATCTACCGCCGGCACGGAATCTCGCTCGACCGCCTGTGGGGGCCCTACAGCGGGCGCGAGGACGTCCTCTTCCTCTGGACGCTGTTCGTTCTGGGCGTCGGCGGCTACCTGCTGGAGGGGCTCCGGATTCTCGGCCAGGGGTTCCCCGACTTCGAGACGGTGAGCTTCGTCGGCTACTTCCTCGCGATGCTCGGGGCGGGTGCCGGCATCTCCGAGGGCACCGCGACCGCGGCCTATCCGCTCGTCTGGTGGTCCCACGCACTGCTCGCGTTCTGGTTCGTCGCGTGGATTCCCTACGGCAAACCGTTCCACATGCTGGCCTCGGCGGCGAACGTCATGGCCAGCGACGACGACGCCGGCAGGCGATTGCCCGGCGTGCCGCTGGACCCGGCCGCGGACACGGCGCTGGAGGACGTCGACGACTTCTCCTGGAAGCAACTGCTCGACCAGGACGCCTGCACGAAGTGTGGCCGCTGCTCGTCGGTCTGTCCCGCGAACGCCTCCGGTCGGCCGCTCGACCCCCAGGAGGTTATCCTCGATCTGAAGACCTACCGGGAGGAGCGGGACGCCGGCGGGGAGGAGCTGCCCATCATCGCCGACGGCGGTACCTCGGTGATTGCGTCGGAGACGATGGAGTCCTGTATGGCCTGCATGGCCTGTATGGACGCGTGTCCGGTGGACATCGAGCACCTGACCCACTTCACGGACATGAACCGCCAGCTCACCGAACAGGGCGACGTCGACGGGAACGTCCAGGACGTCTACCAGAACGTGATGCAGCAGGGCAACACCTTCGGCGACAGCGCCCGCTCGCGGCCCGACTGGACCGGGGACCTCGACTTCGAGATTCCCGACGCGCGAGAGGAGGAAGTCGAGTTCCTCTGGTACGTCGGCGACTACCCAAGCTACGACGGCCGGAATCAGGAGGTTGCGAAGTCACTCGCCCGCGTCTTCGAGGCGGCCGACGTCAGCTACGGCATCCTCTACGAGGACGAGGTGTACGACGGCAACGACATCCGGCGGCTGGGCGAGGAGTTGCTGTACGTCGAACAGGCGTCACAGCTCATCGCCGCCTTCGAGGAGTGCGAGTTCGAGCACGTCGTCTGCACGGACCCCCACTCCTACAACACCATCACCAACGAGTACTCCGACATCGACTTCGCCGAATTCGCGGACGACCCGATGCTGGAAGCGCCGGTCGAGGGGTACTGGAACGCCGACGGTGAAATCGGGGTTCACCACTACACCCAGGTCGTCGAGGACCTCGTCCAGTCTGGCCAGTTGTCTGTGCCCGGTTCGCTCGACCACACCGTGACGTACCACGACCCGTGTCACCTGGGGCGGTACAACGACGAGTACGAAGCGCCGCGGGAACTCGTGCGAGCGACGGGCTGTGACCTGCACGAGATGCCGCGCAATCGCGCGGAGAGTTTCTGCTGTGGCGGCGGTGGCGGCGGCCTCTGGATGGACCTCGAGGAGGAATCGAAACCCAGCGAGGAACGCCTGCGGGAGGCCCTCGAAGACACCGACGCCGGCGCGGCCGTCGAGAAGTTCGTCGTCGCCTGCCCGATGTGCATGACGATGTACGAGGACGGCCGCAAGACCGGCGGCTACGAGGACGCCCTCGAAATCGTCGGTCTCACGGAACTGCTCGCGGAAGCCGTCTCCTGA
- a CDS encoding universal stress protein, with protein sequence MTDVLLGIDQNVDRAVTQAETMLDLFDATDLDANLLHDFVDNPEGASVKQVDSVKRARDILEDAGAAVTLREGSGDPAQSILDMAEQLDVDLICIAGRKRSPAGKALFGSVSQSVILNAERPVLTCGSPGDEA encoded by the coding sequence ATGACCGACGTCCTACTCGGAATCGACCAGAACGTCGACCGCGCAGTGACCCAGGCGGAAACGATGCTCGACCTGTTCGACGCGACTGACCTCGACGCGAATCTGCTCCACGACTTCGTCGACAACCCGGAGGGTGCGTCCGTCAAACAGGTCGATTCGGTCAAGCGCGCACGCGACATCCTGGAGGACGCCGGTGCCGCCGTCACTCTCCGCGAGGGCAGCGGCGACCCCGCGCAGTCGATACTCGACATGGCGGAACAGCTGGACGTCGACCTGATATGTATCGCCGGACGGAAACGCTCGCCGGCCGGCAAGGCGCTCTTCGGGAGCGTCTCACAGTCGGTGATACTGAACGCCGAGCGGCCGGTGCTGACGTGTGGCTCGCCGGGCGACGAAGCGTAG
- a CDS encoding cyclic nucleotide-binding/CBS domain-containing protein — protein MIEQSVGDVMTRSVHTITGEMTACDVAVLFAEHEIGSAVVVAPETDEVIGIVTESDIMQQVAAGADIESIRVESFLSAPVITIASSESIHTAADKMRTQSIRRLPVVDNGDLVGIITTTNLTHYLPRLRNTILRGRKEFSGQ, from the coding sequence ATGATTGAACAATCTGTGGGGGACGTGATGACGCGCTCGGTGCACACAATTACCGGGGAGATGACGGCGTGTGACGTTGCTGTCCTCTTCGCAGAACACGAAATCGGTTCTGCAGTGGTGGTTGCGCCCGAGACGGACGAGGTCATCGGCATCGTCACCGAATCAGATATCATGCAGCAAGTTGCGGCAGGCGCTGATATCGAATCTATCCGTGTCGAATCATTCCTGTCCGCTCCGGTCATCACTATCGCCAGCTCGGAGAGTATCCACACGGCAGCCGACAAGATGCGAACGCAGTCGATCCGTCGGCTCCCTGTCGTTGACAATGGCGACCTCGTCGGCATCATCACGACGACGAATCTCACCCATTATCTGCCGCGCTTACGCAATACGATCCTACGGGGGCGGAAAGAATTTTCTGGGCAGTGA
- a CDS encoding electron transfer flavoprotein subunit alpha/FixB family protein, with protein MSDVLAVAEHRQGELRDVSLELVTAGRDLAEQTGGDLHVAVVGGAVDEYADALDREGVDAIHTVAHGDEFNHDVSTQAVEQLVAAVDAAFLLVPHSVNGMDYAPAVAAGLDRPLATDVVGLDYDDGLTVTRELYGGKVEGTVDVEDDWAVLTVRPAEWPVAEEPGDATVESFDASIDDGAVRTTVNGFEEVAGGDVDIGEAEFIVSVGRGIDEEENIALIEDLADALGATLAASRPIVDNGWLPKNRQVGQSGKVVTPDVYIAIGISGAVQHVAGMKGAETIVAINTDPDAPIFDIADYGIVDDLFDVVPELIETVEG; from the coding sequence ATGAGCGACGTCCTCGCCGTCGCGGAACACCGCCAGGGGGAACTCCGCGACGTGAGCCTCGAACTCGTCACGGCGGGCCGTGACCTGGCCGAACAGACCGGCGGCGACCTCCACGTGGCTGTCGTCGGTGGCGCTGTCGACGAATACGCGGACGCCCTCGACCGCGAGGGTGTCGACGCCATCCACACCGTCGCCCACGGCGACGAGTTCAACCACGACGTCTCCACCCAGGCCGTCGAGCAACTGGTGGCGGCCGTCGACGCGGCCTTCCTGCTCGTCCCGCACTCGGTCAACGGGATGGACTACGCGCCGGCGGTCGCGGCCGGTCTCGACCGCCCGCTCGCGACCGACGTCGTCGGTCTCGACTACGACGACGGTCTGACGGTGACCCGGGAACTCTACGGCGGCAAGGTCGAGGGGACCGTCGACGTCGAGGACGACTGGGCCGTCCTGACCGTCCGCCCGGCGGAGTGGCCGGTGGCCGAGGAACCCGGCGACGCGACCGTCGAATCGTTCGACGCGTCCATCGACGACGGGGCCGTCCGGACGACCGTCAACGGCTTCGAGGAGGTCGCGGGCGGGGACGTCGACATCGGCGAGGCGGAGTTCATCGTCTCGGTCGGCCGGGGCATCGACGAGGAGGAGAATATCGCACTCATCGAGGACCTGGCGGATGCCCTCGGTGCGACACTGGCTGCGTCCCGGCCGATCGTGGACAACGGCTGGCTGCCGAAGAACCGCCAGGTCGGGCAGTCGGGCAAGGTGGTCACGCCGGACGTCTACATCGCCATCGGCATCTCCGGGGCGGTCCAGCACGTCGCCGGCATGAAGGGCGCCGAAACCATCGTCGCCATCAACACCGACCCGGACGCGCCCATCTTCGACATCGCCGACTACGGCATCGTCGACGACCTGTTCGACGTCGTGCCGGAACTCATCGAGACCGTCGAGGGGTAG
- a CDS encoding NAD+ synthase — MTDVARTENPLDLSLSDDELDAYRDHITTFITETVEAAGADEAIIALSGGIDSTLTAHLAVEALGPDTVYGLVLPSEVNREGNMSDAERVASDLLGIEYEVVEIEPLVEAVVGAVPEAMTADDPDRYRTAVGNLRARLRAVLNYFAANNRGGVVLGTGNKSEALAGYYTKYGDGAVDCLPIAPLYKQQVRQLARHVGVPEDLAAKTASAELWADQTDEEELGLDYDTLDSILALHVDGPLSTAATARHLAVEESLVERVRGLYERSAHKREFPPGPDPLF; from the coding sequence ATGACCGACGTAGCGCGGACGGAGAACCCGCTGGACCTCTCGCTGTCCGACGACGAACTCGACGCGTACCGCGACCACATCACGACGTTCATCACGGAGACGGTCGAGGCCGCCGGTGCCGACGAGGCGATCATCGCGCTCTCGGGGGGCATCGACAGCACGCTCACCGCCCACCTCGCCGTCGAGGCGCTGGGGCCGGACACGGTCTACGGGCTCGTCCTGCCGAGCGAGGTCAACCGCGAGGGCAACATGAGCGACGCAGAGCGCGTCGCCAGCGACCTGCTCGGCATCGAGTACGAGGTCGTCGAGATAGAGCCCCTCGTCGAGGCGGTCGTCGGTGCCGTCCCGGAGGCGATGACCGCCGACGACCCGGACCGCTACCGGACGGCCGTCGGCAACCTCCGCGCGCGCCTGCGTGCCGTGTTGAACTATTTCGCGGCGAACAACCGCGGCGGGGTGGTGCTGGGCACCGGCAACAAGAGCGAGGCGCTGGCGGGGTACTACACCAAGTACGGCGACGGCGCGGTCGACTGCCTGCCGATCGCGCCGCTGTACAAACAGCAGGTCCGCCAGCTCGCCCGCCACGTGGGCGTCCCGGAGGACCTCGCCGCGAAGACCGCCAGCGCCGAACTGTGGGCCGACCAGACCGACGAGGAGGAACTGGGGCTCGACTACGACACGCTGGACTCGATTCTCGCGCTGCACGTCGACGGCCCGCTGTCGACGGCCGCCACCGCGCGTCACCTGGCGGTCGAGGAGTCACTCGTCGAACGCGTCAGGGGTCTCTACGAGCGGAGCGCGCACAAACGCGAGTTCCCGCCGGGGCCGGACCCGCTGTTCTAA
- a CDS encoding DMT family transporter translates to MFLGPDATVYLLALVPAVIWGFTPVLDKRGMSLDGTALQASLVVVVVDLSLFLVALFALHGADFLAGIDPAVAGLFLFAGATGTALGRLAVFVGVDRVGASINSAVVSARPLFATVFAFGLLGEPVSVETGAGIVVLVAGLVMLSLAKGGDISGWSPRDLLFPLASGALFAFGNVLRRFGLGTGEADVLQAVALNEAGALLVFLGYAAVRGTAGFRSADRRSYGYFAASGALTAVALLSVFAALALPAGRVAIVESLGSTAPLFTTLFAYFLLRDLERVTRGIVVGAVLVVVGVTLVTLDPGTVF, encoded by the coding sequence ATGTTTCTCGGCCCCGACGCCACAGTCTATCTCCTCGCGCTCGTCCCGGCCGTCATCTGGGGGTTCACGCCCGTGCTCGACAAACGGGGGATGTCGCTGGACGGGACTGCCCTGCAGGCGTCGCTGGTGGTGGTGGTCGTCGACCTCTCGTTGTTCCTCGTCGCTCTGTTCGCGCTCCACGGAGCGGACTTCCTCGCGGGGATAGACCCGGCCGTGGCGGGGCTGTTCCTGTTCGCCGGGGCGACGGGGACGGCCCTGGGGCGGCTCGCCGTCTTCGTCGGCGTCGACCGGGTCGGCGCGAGCATCAACAGTGCCGTCGTGAGTGCTCGACCCCTGTTTGCGACCGTGTTCGCCTTCGGGCTGCTCGGTGAACCCGTCTCCGTCGAGACTGGCGCCGGCATCGTCGTGCTCGTCGCCGGCCTCGTGATGCTCAGTCTCGCAAAGGGCGGGGACATCTCCGGGTGGAGTCCCCGGGACCTGCTCTTCCCGCTCGCGTCGGGTGCGCTCTTTGCCTTCGGGAACGTCCTCCGACGGTTCGGGCTGGGAACGGGCGAGGCGGACGTGCTCCAGGCCGTCGCACTCAACGAGGCGGGTGCCCTGCTCGTCTTCCTCGGCTACGCCGCCGTCCGGGGAACCGCCGGCTTCCGCTCGGCCGACCGCCGGTCGTACGGGTACTTCGCCGCCAGCGGCGCACTCACCGCCGTCGCCCTCCTCTCCGTGTTCGCCGCCCTCGCGCTGCCAGCGGGACGCGTCGCTATCGTCGAATCGCTGGGCTCGACGGCACCGCTTTTCACCACGCTCTTCGCGTACTTCCTCCTGCGTGACCTCGAACGGGTCACGCGTGGAATCGTCGTCGGGGCGGTGCTCGTCGTCGTCGGCGTGACGCTGGTGACTCTCGACCCAGGCACCGTATTCTGA
- a CDS encoding methylmalonyl-CoA mutase family protein: protein MFDEDNLDEIRKSREEWEAETLEPFLERGERKDRFATVSNHEVDRLYTPEDIADVDFEDDLGFPGEEPYTRGPYPTMYRGRTWTMRQFAGFGTAEETNERFHYLIDEGQTGLSTAFDMPSLMGIDSDNPMSDGEIGKEGVAVDTLRDMEILFDGIDIGDVSTSFTINPSAAVIYAMYVALADRQGVPREDIRGTLQNDMLKEFIAQKEWVLPPEASLDVVTDTIEFAIEETPKFHPVSISGYHIREAGSTAAQEAAFTLADGFAYVEDCLERGLDIDEFGPQLSFFFNSHNSIFEEIAKFRASRRVYARIMDEWYDAENPESKRMKFHTQTAGQSLTAQQPLNNIVRVTIQALAGVLGGTQSLHTNSYDEALALPSEEAVRVALRTQQIIAEESGAADIVDPMGGSFAIEKLTNEMEEEIMAYIGEIREMGDGSVRDGVLHGIEDGYFDREIQDASYEYQQRVEAGEEVVVGVNEYTIEEETDPELLHVSDEVSETQLNRLEEVKAERNDDEVQERLDALSAAVENEENVMPPIIDAVKAYATMEEIMKVLEDHHGAYKSSLLTA from the coding sequence ATGTTCGACGAGGACAATCTCGACGAGATACGCAAATCCCGCGAGGAGTGGGAGGCGGAGACGCTGGAGCCGTTTCTCGAACGGGGCGAGCGCAAGGACCGCTTTGCGACCGTCTCGAACCACGAGGTCGACCGGCTGTACACCCCCGAGGACATCGCCGACGTCGACTTCGAGGACGACCTCGGGTTCCCCGGCGAGGAACCGTACACGCGGGGTCCCTATCCGACGATGTACCGGGGGCGGACGTGGACGATGCGCCAGTTCGCCGGGTTCGGAACGGCCGAGGAGACCAACGAGCGTTTCCACTATCTCATCGACGAGGGCCAGACCGGGCTCTCGACGGCCTTCGACATGCCCAGCCTGATGGGCATCGACTCCGACAACCCGATGAGCGACGGGGAGATCGGCAAGGAGGGCGTCGCCGTCGACACGCTGCGCGACATGGAGATTCTGTTCGACGGCATCGACATCGGCGACGTGTCGACGTCGTTCACCATCAACCCGAGCGCGGCGGTCATCTACGCGATGTACGTCGCACTGGCCGACCGGCAGGGCGTCCCGCGCGAGGACATCCGGGGGACCCTCCAGAACGACATGCTCAAGGAGTTCATCGCACAGAAGGAGTGGGTGCTCCCACCCGAGGCGTCGCTCGACGTGGTGACCGACACCATCGAGTTCGCCATCGAGGAGACGCCGAAGTTCCACCCGGTCTCTATCTCCGGCTATCACATCCGCGAGGCAGGGTCGACGGCGGCCCAGGAGGCCGCGTTCACGCTGGCCGACGGGTTCGCCTACGTCGAGGACTGTCTGGAGCGGGGTCTCGACATCGACGAGTTCGGCCCGCAACTGTCCTTCTTCTTCAATTCGCACAATTCGATTTTCGAGGAAATCGCCAAGTTCCGGGCCTCGCGCCGCGTCTACGCCCGTATCATGGACGAGTGGTACGACGCCGAGAACCCGGAGTCAAAGCGGATGAAGTTCCACACCCAGACGGCGGGGCAGTCACTCACCGCCCAGCAACCGCTCAACAACATCGTCCGCGTCACCATCCAGGCGCTCGCCGGCGTCCTCGGCGGGACGCAAAGTCTCCACACCAACAGCTACGACGAGGCGCTGGCACTCCCCAGCGAGGAGGCGGTCCGCGTCGCGTTGCGCACCCAGCAGATAATCGCCGAGGAGTCGGGCGCGGCGGACATCGTCGACCCGATGGGAGGCTCCTTCGCCATCGAGAAACTGACCAACGAGATGGAAGAGGAGATCATGGCCTACATCGGCGAAATCCGTGAGATGGGCGACGGCTCCGTCCGCGACGGCGTCCTCCACGGCATCGAGGACGGCTACTTCGACCGCGAGATTCAGGACGCCTCCTACGAGTACCAGCAGCGCGTCGAGGCGGGCGAGGAAGTCGTCGTCGGCGTCAACGAGTACACCATCGAGGAGGAGACCGACCCCGAACTCCTCCACGTCAGCGACGAGGTCTCCGAGACACAACTGAACCGGCTGGAAGAGGTCAAGGCTGAGCGCAACGACGACGAGGTACAGGAGCGACTCGACGCCCTCTCCGCGGCCGTCGAGAACGAGGAGAACGTGATGCCGCCGATCATCGACGCGGTCAAGGCCTACGCCACGATGGAGGAGATCATGAAGGTGCTCGAAGACCACCACGGGGCCTACAAGAGCAGTCTCCTGACAGCCTAG